Proteins from a genomic interval of Francisella salimarina:
- the cls gene encoding cardiolipin synthase, whose amino-acid sequence MENFLLHLLYILEANIILFVCQAFTILIVLKLIVDKKSASNIIAWLLAILFIPYVAIPFFFIFQRKDKRSFWQKENMDISESSLQSFCINDNHSCKNLPIETINVFTNMDLPTLTSRNSFEMYTNGVESFEAFMEAIEAAKKNIYIQTYVFKNDTTSKLVISALEKKAAEGVEVKMMIDSLGSFYIYRHNRKIFKNLRKLGAQVVFFMPVISNPLRNYINYRNHRKIYIFDNQTVFSGGMNIGDEYMSPIEHEGMWDDILFKIQGDSLAYFLKVFCSDWHFATSEELEFKIENTISQEGFVQVIPSGPDLQEDQLYSGLITAINSAKEKLWIITPYLIPSAELYHSIILAKKKGIDVRIITPKKSNHQLADRARASYIRDFLANDIDVHFTKNMIHAKAVLIDNNIAMLGSVNLDNRSLFLNYEIATFLYSKNDVEKIYQWADKILADSTQSTQHMTTSRGSLIAESILKILTPLM is encoded by the coding sequence ATGGAAAATTTCTTACTACATTTACTATACATCCTTGAAGCAAACATTATTTTATTTGTATGTCAGGCATTTACAATATTAATTGTTCTAAAATTAATAGTCGATAAGAAGTCTGCTTCTAATATAATAGCATGGTTATTAGCTATACTTTTTATTCCGTATGTGGCTATACCTTTTTTCTTTATATTCCAACGCAAAGATAAGCGTAGTTTTTGGCAAAAGGAAAATATGGATATTAGCGAATCAAGCTTACAGTCATTTTGTATTAATGATAATCATAGTTGCAAAAATTTACCGATAGAAACAATAAATGTTTTTACAAATATGGATCTACCAACCTTAACAAGTAGAAACTCTTTTGAGATGTATACTAACGGGGTTGAGTCATTCGAAGCTTTTATGGAAGCGATTGAAGCCGCTAAGAAAAATATCTACATTCAAACATATGTATTTAAAAATGACACAACATCTAAACTTGTAATCAGTGCCTTAGAAAAAAAAGCTGCTGAAGGTGTTGAAGTTAAAATGATGATAGATTCTTTAGGATCATTCTATATATATCGCCATAATAGAAAAATCTTTAAAAACTTACGTAAATTAGGCGCTCAAGTTGTATTTTTTATGCCGGTAATATCAAATCCATTACGTAACTATATTAACTATAGAAATCATCGTAAAATATATATTTTTGATAATCAAACTGTATTTAGTGGCGGTATGAATATAGGTGATGAATATATGTCGCCAATTGAGCATGAAGGAATGTGGGATGATATTTTATTTAAAATCCAAGGAGATTCATTAGCATATTTTCTTAAAGTTTTTTGCTCAGACTGGCACTTTGCTACAAGTGAAGAGCTTGAATTTAAAATTGAAAACACTATTTCTCAGGAAGGTTTTGTTCAAGTAATACCTTCAGGACCAGACTTACAGGAAGATCAACTATATTCTGGTCTTATTACAGCTATTAATTCAGCCAAAGAAAAGCTCTGGATAATAACTCCATATCTAATACCATCTGCTGAACTATACCACTCAATTATACTAGCAAAAAAGAAAGGCATAGATGTCAGAATTATTACACCTAAAAAATCTAATCATCAACTAGCTGATCGTGCTAGAGCCAGTTATATAAGAGATTTTCTAGCAAATGATATTGATGTTCATTTTACAAAGAATATGATCCATGCAAAAGCCGTGTTAATAGATAATAATATCGCTATGCTTGGTTCTGTTAATTTAGATAATCGTAGCTTATTTTTGAATTATGAAATTGCTACTTTTTTGTATAGTAAGAACGATGTAGAAAAAATATATCAGTGGGCTGACAAAATATTAGCTGATTCTACTCAAAGCACACAGCATATGACCACAAGTAGAGGTAGCCTGATCGCAGAAAGTATTCTTAAAATACTTACTCCGTTAATGTAA
- the pheT gene encoding phenylalanine--tRNA ligase subunit beta, which yields MKFSHNWLNEYLDDTQDSQNLADTLTLAGLEVDAIEPVVAEKVTGVVVGQIKTINKHPDADKLNICSVDVAEEELLTIVCGASNIYEGMKAPVATIGAVLPGNFKIKKSKLRGQESFGMMCSEEELGLAEKADGLMDLPADAPVGKDMNEYLNLDDNIIEVDLTPNRADCLSVYGIAREVSALTKTQLKDIEIKATDVSLEETKDVQILANDACKSYLGCIIKNVNNKAQTPLWMVEKLRRSGVGSISFFVDVTNYVMLLTGQPMHAFDLDKLEGGINVRYANDNEKLTLLDETQVKLQSDTLVIADDKKALAIAGVMGGLDSSITDATTNIFLESAHFVPEKIAGKARKYNLHTDSSHRFERGVDLRLPQDAMQLAINLIVEIAGGEVAPISGVEDSESIEKTTPINLCINKLNRVLGTQFTIEYVAEVLTNLHMQVTKIDECCLEVIPPSYRFDMEIPEDLIEEVARVYGYSNLPETMPKYQASKINISETKQSIDTLNARLVDRGYHEAINYSFIDPKFDEFFFEEKGIAIQNPISQDLSIMRQSLIPGLINSFKANTARQQNRIRIFEKGACFKLENNQRVQFDRIAGIAYGDLLNPNWSNTKKVDFFDVKADIEGLCADVINLSFEVCDDVKWLHPGQSAYILANGEKIGVIGVIHPSVLKTFQIKAKAPVVFELDLAVLTNKKIPSFEKISKYPSVSRDISFLVDKSVLAGDIIKAINDLNISILKDVNIFDIYESEENARKSIALSMLFQDNDKTLDDTIINQAVDSALSTLRDKFGAEQRV from the coding sequence ATGAAATTTTCACATAATTGGTTAAATGAATATCTAGATGATACTCAAGATAGCCAAAATCTAGCAGATACTTTAACTTTAGCTGGTTTAGAAGTTGATGCGATTGAGCCAGTAGTTGCTGAAAAAGTAACAGGTGTCGTAGTAGGGCAAATCAAAACTATCAACAAACATCCAGATGCTGATAAACTAAATATATGTAGTGTAGATGTAGCAGAAGAAGAACTACTAACTATAGTTTGTGGTGCTAGTAATATTTATGAAGGAATGAAAGCTCCAGTTGCAACAATAGGTGCAGTTTTACCTGGTAACTTTAAAATCAAAAAATCTAAGCTAAGAGGGCAAGAATCTTTTGGGATGATGTGCTCAGAAGAAGAGCTTGGTCTAGCTGAGAAGGCTGATGGTTTGATGGATCTACCAGCAGATGCTCCAGTAGGCAAAGATATGAATGAGTATCTAAATTTAGATGATAATATTATCGAAGTTGATTTAACCCCAAATAGAGCAGATTGCTTAAGTGTCTATGGTATTGCTCGTGAAGTATCTGCCCTTACAAAAACACAACTTAAAGACATTGAAATAAAAGCGACAGACGTTTCATTGGAAGAAACAAAAGATGTACAAATATTAGCTAATGACGCTTGTAAATCTTATCTAGGCTGTATTATCAAAAATGTAAATAACAAAGCTCAAACTCCACTATGGATGGTTGAGAAGCTAAGAAGGAGTGGTGTGGGCAGTATTTCATTTTTTGTTGATGTGACAAATTATGTGATGTTACTAACTGGTCAGCCGATGCATGCTTTTGATTTGGATAAACTAGAAGGTGGTATTAATGTTCGTTATGCAAATGATAATGAGAAGCTGACTCTGTTAGATGAAACACAAGTTAAATTACAATCAGATACTCTAGTAATTGCAGATGATAAAAAAGCTCTTGCAATAGCAGGTGTGATGGGTGGTTTAGATTCATCAATTACAGATGCTACTACTAACATTTTCTTAGAAAGTGCTCATTTTGTACCAGAAAAAATTGCTGGTAAAGCGCGTAAATATAACTTACATACTGACTCTTCACATAGATTTGAAAGAGGTGTAGATCTTAGACTACCACAGGATGCAATGCAACTAGCCATTAATTTAATAGTAGAAATTGCTGGTGGTGAAGTAGCACCTATATCTGGTGTAGAAGATTCTGAATCCATAGAGAAGACTACACCTATCAATCTATGTATCAATAAACTAAATAGGGTTTTGGGTACGCAGTTTACTATTGAGTATGTAGCTGAAGTACTTACAAACTTACACATGCAAGTTACAAAAATAGATGAATGTTGTTTGGAGGTGATTCCACCATCATATCGTTTTGATATGGAAATTCCAGAAGATTTAATTGAAGAAGTTGCTCGTGTATATGGCTATTCAAATCTACCAGAAACTATGCCTAAGTATCAAGCTTCTAAAATTAATATATCAGAAACAAAGCAATCTATAGATACTTTAAATGCTAGACTAGTTGATAGAGGTTATCATGAAGCTATTAATTATAGCTTTATAGATCCTAAGTTTGATGAGTTTTTCTTTGAAGAAAAGGGTATAGCTATTCAAAATCCAATATCACAAGATTTATCTATAATGAGACAATCTTTGATACCAGGATTAATTAACTCTTTTAAAGCTAATACTGCCCGTCAGCAAAATAGAATTAGAATTTTTGAGAAGGGTGCTTGTTTTAAGTTAGAGAATAACCAACGAGTTCAGTTTGATAGAATTGCAGGTATAGCTTATGGAGATCTTTTAAACCCTAATTGGTCAAATACTAAAAAAGTTGATTTCTTTGATGTTAAAGCAGATATCGAAGGGCTTTGTGCTGATGTTATAAATCTAAGTTTTGAAGTTTGTGACGATGTTAAATGGCTTCACCCAGGTCAGTCAGCTTATATACTAGCAAATGGTGAAAAGATTGGTGTAATTGGTGTGATTCATCCATCTGTACTAAAAACCTTCCAAATCAAAGCCAAAGCACCAGTAGTATTTGAGTTAGACTTAGCTGTTTTAACTAACAAAAAAATACCTAGTTTTGAGAAAATTTCTAAATATCCGTCTGTATCAAGAGATATATCATTCTTAGTTGATAAATCTGTACTTGCTGGAGATATTATCAAAGCTATAAATGACCTTAATATAAGTATACTAAAAGATGTAAATATTTTTGATATCTATGAGTCTGAAGAAAATGCAAGAAAGAGCATAGCTTTAAGTATGCTTTTCCAAGATAATGATAAAACTCTAGATGATACAATTATAAACCAAGCTGTAGATTCTGCTTTATCTACTCTAAGAGATAAGTTTGGTGCAGAACAAAGAGTTTAA
- a CDS encoding fumarylacetoacetate hydrolase family protein, translating to MKFLHYKYNNDIYPCILSKDILYNIKDFVSDISPQNIVKLTSIISNIDITTLPVLIININENNITNCINNPGKIVAIGMNYLDHLERVNFLGGPKIKPTNFIFFQKPSSSITGPYDPIYIPKNCNKLDYENELAVIISKPAKNIKVSDAYEYIFGYCIANDASERGLQFQQPGQYNMGKSCDSFCPLGPYLVSKDEINPDNLYIKTKVNNQIMQNGSTKTMIFKIPTLIAKLSEYFTLEAGDVILTGTPKGVQLENEILGLETNYLQENDVLELEIEGLGIQKNLILKA from the coding sequence ATGAAATTTCTACATTATAAGTATAATAATGATATTTATCCATGTATCTTATCAAAAGACATTTTATACAATATTAAAGATTTCGTATCAGATATTTCACCGCAAAATATTGTCAAACTTACCTCTATAATAAGCAATATTGATATAACTACTTTACCTGTATTAATAATAAATATAAACGAAAATAATATAACTAACTGCATTAATAACCCTGGAAAAATAGTCGCTATAGGAATGAATTATTTAGATCATTTAGAGCGAGTCAATTTTCTTGGTGGACCTAAAATTAAACCAACTAATTTTATATTTTTTCAGAAACCTTCAAGTAGTATTACAGGACCTTACGATCCTATATATATCCCCAAAAACTGTAATAAACTAGATTATGAAAACGAACTTGCTGTTATTATTAGTAAACCCGCGAAGAATATCAAAGTATCTGATGCCTATGAATACATATTTGGATATTGTATAGCTAATGATGCTTCTGAAAGAGGACTACAATTTCAACAACCTGGGCAATATAATATGGGTAAAAGCTGTGACTCTTTCTGTCCACTAGGGCCTTATCTCGTTAGCAAAGATGAGATTAACCCAGATAATCTTTACATAAAAACTAAAGTAAATAATCAAATCATGCAAAATGGTTCAACTAAAACAATGATTTTTAAAATCCCAACATTAATAGCTAAATTAAGTGAGTATTTTACCTTAGAAGCTGGAGATGTTATTTTAACAGGAACTCCTAAGGGCGTTCAGCTTGAAAATGAAATTCTTGGATTAGAAACTAATTATTTACAAGAAAATGATGTACTTGAATTAGAAATAGAGGGCTTAGGAATACAAAAGAATTTAATTTTGAAAGCTTAA
- a CDS encoding Fur family transcriptional regulator — translation MSKSIQIAKNFCEKNKYRFTKPREQVLQTIYNQNTPLSAYDILEILSAKKQTNPPTVYRAIDFWLKHGFIHRIESQNCYVKCKENHKHQGFEVFVCQNCGFVDESHFCNLDIFKEFQKLTPYQIESWNLELRGLCDKCLNES, via the coding sequence ATGAGTAAAAGTATACAAATAGCTAAAAATTTCTGTGAAAAGAATAAATACAGATTTACTAAACCTCGAGAACAAGTGCTCCAAACTATTTATAATCAAAACACTCCACTAAGTGCTTATGATATTTTAGAAATTCTTTCAGCAAAAAAACAAACAAATCCCCCTACTGTATATAGAGCAATAGATTTTTGGTTAAAACATGGTTTTATCCATAGGATAGAAAGTCAAAATTGTTATGTAAAATGTAAAGAAAATCACAAGCATCAAGGCTTTGAAGTATTTGTTTGCCAAAATTGTGGTTTTGTTGATGAATCACATTTTTGTAATCTAGATATTTTTAAAGAGTTTCAAAAACTTACACCTTATCAAATTGAGAGTTGGAACCTTGAGTTAAGAGGATTATGCGATAAATGTCTCAATGAAAGTTAG
- a CDS encoding ZIP family metal transporter, whose translation MSNFQLTILLVILFVTAISGIFPFVKKANNPEGFHFPIGDALASGVFLGAGLIHMLSDSAGDFSELNIDYPFPFLIAGITILLFLLLEHIGGALSKSNKGNLSFMAIMATIMLSIHSFFEGAALGLSEQLSVALVIFLAIITHKWAASFALAISINKTSLRFLARIILFIIFVFMTPLGILFGQAAHNYVSNPFVEPTFTAIAAGTFIYMGTLHGLDRSVLVKDCCNTKQYSFVIIGFAIMAIVAIWT comes from the coding sequence ATGAGTAACTTTCAATTAACAATTCTGCTTGTGATTTTATTCGTAACGGCAATTTCTGGTATATTTCCTTTTGTAAAGAAAGCAAATAATCCTGAGGGATTTCACTTCCCAATAGGTGATGCTTTGGCAAGCGGTGTATTTTTAGGTGCTGGTCTAATTCATATGCTAAGTGATTCAGCTGGAGATTTTTCAGAACTAAATATAGACTACCCATTTCCATTTTTGATAGCAGGGATAACTATTTTACTCTTTTTGTTGTTAGAACATATAGGTGGAGCACTATCAAAGAGCAATAAAGGCAATCTATCTTTTATGGCTATAATGGCAACAATAATGTTATCTATTCATAGTTTCTTTGAAGGTGCAGCATTAGGTTTATCAGAACAGTTAAGTGTCGCATTAGTAATATTTCTAGCAATTATTACTCATAAATGGGCAGCAAGTTTTGCTTTAGCTATAAGTATTAATAAGACAAGCCTAAGATTTTTAGCAAGGATAATCCTATTTATAATATTTGTTTTTATGACACCATTAGGAATATTATTTGGACAAGCTGCACATAACTACGTTTCAAATCCATTTGTTGAGCCTACATTTACTGCTATAGCAGCAGGTACTTTTATATATATGGGAACTTTACATGGTTTAGATAGATCTGTACTTGTTAAAGACTGTTGTAACACAAAGCAATATAGTTTTGTAATTATTGGCTTTGCAATTATGGCAATAGTCGCTATTTGGACTTAG
- a CDS encoding sulfite exporter TauE/SafE family protein: MLFLAICFIITGVIVGILSGLFGLGGGLTIVPLMMTFMSIYEPAYSSNAMHVAIATSLFVMIFTSSITTYAHHKSNNIIWEVAIPLKFGVIIGAVLGAIFASFLPGNILKIFFIIFLIYTIVKWAIKSFAKKSTNNNNANRLNPKKIVSVIYGGFTGAIAVLLGIGASVMIVPFLKHKNFTMGQAAAIAAAVTPFIALLGASTYIITGLSESALPKFCLGYVYIPAAIGMIFGSLLGAPIGTRLSSVIPHVVQNVIYFIFLIIILVIMIG; this comes from the coding sequence ATGTTATTTCTAGCTATATGTTTCATAATTACGGGTGTTATCGTTGGCATTCTTTCAGGACTTTTTGGTCTTGGTGGTGGCTTAACAATAGTACCTTTGATGATGACTTTTATGTCAATTTATGAACCTGCATATAGCTCTAATGCTATGCATGTTGCTATTGCAACTTCTCTTTTTGTAATGATTTTTACATCTAGTATTACGACCTATGCTCATCATAAGTCTAATAATATAATATGGGAAGTAGCTATTCCTCTGAAATTTGGAGTTATAATTGGTGCCGTACTAGGAGCAATTTTTGCTAGTTTTTTGCCAGGTAACATACTCAAGATATTTTTCATAATATTCCTTATATATACAATAGTTAAATGGGCTATCAAATCTTTTGCAAAAAAAAGTACTAATAACAATAATGCTAATAGACTAAACCCCAAAAAAATAGTATCGGTCATTTATGGTGGCTTTACTGGCGCCATAGCTGTACTTCTTGGTATAGGTGCTAGCGTAATGATAGTACCTTTTCTAAAACATAAAAACTTTACTATGGGTCAGGCTGCTGCTATAGCCGCTGCCGTAACACCATTTATTGCATTACTTGGCGCGAGTACCTATATAATCACAGGTTTATCTGAATCAGCATTGCCTAAGTTCTGTCTTGGATATGTATATATACCAGCAGCTATTGGTATGATATTTGGTTCGTTGCTCGGAGCCCCAATTGGTACTAGACTATCATCTGTAATACCGCATGTTGTCCAAAATGTTATATATTTTATATTTTTAATTATTATATTAGTCATAATGATTGGATAA
- a CDS encoding GTP-binding protein → MKKLPVTVLSGFLGAGKTTLLSNILNNSNGLKIAMIVNDMNEINIDAELIKNHDSHISKTEAKMVELSNGCICCTLREDLLIEVEQLAKSQKYDYLIIESTGISEPLPVATTFEFRDEEGKSLADVAYIDTMVTVVDSVNFMSHYSSCEYLKNTGESLGDEDDRAIVDLMVEQIEFANVIILNKIDECSTAEKETVKSIVKGLNVDAEIIETSFSKVDINNVINTKKFNLEEAENHPLWSKELYNFKEHVPETEEYGIRSFVYHSINPFDPVKIKNFFDNVEWPGVVRAKGFFWLATRPDYVGEISQAGALVRHQGMGMWWASMDKEQWPNTPEFQQMLKDRWNDISGDRRQEIVFIGLKDEMKDEQIKAALDDCLINDYWDNPEKYTDLADPFPAWFESDDEEA, encoded by the coding sequence ATGAAAAAATTACCTGTTACAGTTTTATCTGGCTTTCTAGGGGCAGGTAAGACTACTTTATTAAGTAATATTCTCAATAATAGTAATGGTTTAAAAATTGCTATGATTGTTAATGACATGAATGAAATAAATATAGATGCTGAGCTAATCAAAAATCATGATTCACATATCTCAAAAACTGAAGCAAAGATGGTTGAGCTTAGTAATGGCTGTATTTGCTGTACACTACGTGAAGATTTGCTAATAGAAGTAGAGCAGTTAGCAAAATCACAAAAATATGATTATTTAATTATTGAAAGCACTGGTATCTCAGAACCATTACCTGTTGCGACAACTTTTGAGTTTAGAGATGAAGAGGGTAAGAGTCTAGCCGATGTTGCTTATATAGATACAATGGTTACGGTAGTCGATAGTGTTAATTTTATGAGTCATTACAGCTCTTGTGAATATCTAAAAAATACTGGTGAGAGCTTAGGGGATGAAGATGATCGAGCAATAGTTGATCTTATGGTTGAGCAGATAGAGTTTGCTAATGTCATAATATTAAACAAAATTGATGAATGCTCGACGGCAGAAAAAGAGACTGTCAAATCTATAGTCAAAGGTCTAAATGTTGATGCCGAAATAATCGAAACAAGTTTTTCAAAAGTTGATATAAATAATGTTATAAATACCAAGAAATTTAATTTAGAAGAAGCTGAAAATCATCCATTGTGGAGCAAAGAACTTTATAACTTCAAAGAGCATGTACCAGAAACAGAAGAGTATGGTATTAGATCATTTGTTTATCATTCAATAAACCCTTTTGATCCGGTTAAGATAAAAAACTTTTTTGACAATGTAGAGTGGCCAGGCGTAGTTAGAGCAAAGGGATTCTTTTGGCTAGCTACAAGACCAGATTATGTTGGTGAAATTTCTCAAGCTGGTGCTTTAGTAAGGCATCAAGGTATGGGCATGTGGTGGGCTAGTATGGATAAAGAACAATGGCCAAATACTCCAGAATTTCAACAGATGCTGAAAGATAGATGGAATGATATCAGTGGTGATAGAAGACAAGAGATAGTATTTATTGGTCTAAAAGATGAGATGAAAGATGAGCAAATAAAAGCGGCTCTAGATGATTGCTTAATAAATGACTACTGGGATAATCCAGAAAAATATACCGATTTAGCAGATCCATTTCCTGCTTGGTTTGAATCAGATGATGAAGAGGCTTAA
- the cls gene encoding cardiolipin synthase, whose product MENFLNSLVYILEANTILFICQAFTIFVVLKLIVDKKSPSNILAWLLAILFIPYVAIPFFFIFQRKDKRKFWQKNAMSMDDTESFDKSCIYQNSCQDLPVSVIRTFSNLELPTLTMKNSFDIYTDGTKSFEVFIEAIKSAKHSIYIQTYIIKNDTTSKLVIRALEQKAAEGLDIKILIDSLGSFYVYRHNKRIFKNLRKLGAKVVFFMPIISNPLRNYINYRNHRKIFIFDNNTAFSGGINIGDEYMSPTKHNGMWSDLLFKIEGESVVHFLKVFCSDWHFATSEEVNFKIESQITTECFAQVIPSGPDMHKNQLYAGLITAINSAQHRLWIITPYLIPSLDLLQSILLAKCRGIDVKVITPKNSDHKIINRARSSYIRDLLECNIDVYFTENMLHAKAVLVDSNIAILGSVNLDNRSLFLNYEIATFIYSPKQVKKLYTWAETVIEGSTQDASHLPTKRTSLIVESIMKILTPLM is encoded by the coding sequence ATGGAAAACTTCCTAAACAGTCTAGTATATATTTTAGAAGCAAATACAATTTTGTTTATATGCCAAGCTTTTACCATTTTTGTAGTCTTAAAACTAATTGTTGACAAAAAATCACCATCAAATATATTAGCTTGGCTATTGGCTATACTTTTTATTCCTTACGTTGCGATCCCATTCTTTTTTATTTTTCAGCGTAAGGATAAGCGTAAATTTTGGCAAAAAAATGCTATGAGTATGGATGATACCGAATCATTTGATAAATCATGTATATATCAAAATAGTTGTCAGGACTTACCTGTTAGTGTTATTAGAACATTCTCAAATCTTGAGTTACCTACTCTAACTATGAAAAACTCGTTTGATATTTATACTGATGGAACAAAGTCATTTGAAGTATTTATAGAGGCTATAAAATCAGCCAAACATAGTATTTATATTCAAACATATATTATCAAAAATGATACAACATCAAAGCTTGTAATAAGAGCATTAGAACAAAAAGCTGCTGAGGGTTTAGATATTAAAATATTAATAGATTCATTAGGATCATTTTATGTTTATCGTCATAACAAAAGAATATTTAAGAATCTAAGAAAGCTAGGTGCTAAAGTAGTATTTTTTATGCCTATAATATCTAATCCTTTGCGTAATTATATAAATTATCGTAATCATCGTAAAATATTCATTTTTGATAATAACACAGCTTTTAGTGGTGGAATAAATATAGGTGATGAATATATGTCACCAACTAAGCATAATGGAATGTGGAGTGATTTATTGTTCAAAATTGAAGGAGAATCTGTAGTCCACTTTCTGAAAGTTTTTTGTTCAGACTGGCACTTTGCAACATCAGAAGAAGTAAACTTCAAAATTGAAAGTCAAATCACAACTGAGTGTTTCGCTCAGGTAATACCTTCTGGTCCAGATATGCATAAAAATCAGCTTTATGCTGGATTAATTACTGCCATAAACTCTGCTCAACATAGGTTATGGATTATAACACCATACCTAATCCCATCACTTGATTTATTACAATCTATACTATTAGCAAAATGTCGTGGAATAGATGTAAAAGTAATCACACCTAAAAACTCTGACCATAAAATAATTAATCGAGCAAGATCTAGCTATATTAGAGATTTACTCGAGTGTAACATAGACGTATATTTTACTGAAAACATGCTACATGCAAAGGCTGTACTTGTTGACTCTAATATAGCTATCTTAGGTTCAGTAAATTTAGATAATCGTAGTCTATTTTTGAACTATGAAATAGCAACTTTTATATACTCACCTAAACAAGTTAAGAAATTATATACATGGGCAGAAACTGTAATAGAAGGCTCAACACAGGATGCATCTCACCTACCAACCAAACGCACAAGTTTAATTGTTGAAAGTATAATGAAGATATTGACACCATTAATGTAA
- the pheS gene encoding phenylalanine--tRNA ligase subunit alpha has translation MQIVDQMRDQALEELNLVSDKKSLDDIRIKYLGKKGELTGMMKLIATLPNEEKPKLGQAVNIAKQALQNAINEKLAKFEEAELNEKLANEKIDVTLKGVGQNQGSLHPVTKTLNRIEAFFKQNGFAVEVGPEIESDYYNFETLNIPSHHPARAMHDTFYIDDTHVLRTHTSGVQIRTMEKQEPPIRIIAPGRVYRCDSDITHTPMFNQVEGLLVDTDVSFADLKGLLHAFLNSFFEKDLKVRFRPSYFPFTEPSAEADMECVMCDGKGCRVCKHTGWLEVLGCGMVHPKVLKAGNVDTEKYQGFAFGMGVERLAMLRYGIDDLRMFFENDLRFLKQF, from the coding sequence ATGCAAATAGTTGATCAAATGAGAGATCAGGCTCTTGAAGAGTTAAATCTTGTCAGTGATAAAAAGTCTCTAGATGATATTCGAATAAAGTATCTTGGTAAAAAGGGTGAGTTAACTGGTATGATGAAGCTGATAGCTACATTGCCAAATGAAGAAAAACCAAAGCTTGGTCAAGCAGTAAATATTGCAAAGCAAGCATTACAAAATGCTATTAATGAAAAACTAGCAAAATTTGAAGAAGCAGAATTAAATGAAAAATTAGCTAATGAGAAGATAGATGTTACATTAAAGGGAGTGGGGCAAAATCAAGGTTCTCTTCATCCTGTAACAAAAACGCTTAATCGTATCGAAGCATTTTTTAAACAAAATGGTTTTGCAGTAGAGGTTGGTCCTGAGATTGAGAGTGACTATTATAATTTTGAGACTCTAAACATACCATCACATCATCCAGCTCGTGCTATGCATGATACTTTTTATATTGATGATACTCATGTACTTAGAACTCATACATCAGGTGTGCAAATTCGTACTATGGAGAAGCAAGAGCCACCTATTAGGATTATAGCTCCGGGTAGAGTATACCGTTGTGATTCTGATATTACTCATACTCCAATGTTTAATCAAGTAGAAGGCTTATTGGTTGATACAGATGTTTCTTTTGCTGATTTAAAAGGGCTTTTACACGCATTTCTAAATTCATTCTTTGAAAAGGATTTAAAAGTAAGATTTAGACCTTCATATTTTCCATTCACAGAGCCATCAGCAGAGGCAGATATGGAGTGTGTAATGTGTGATGGTAAAGGTTGTAGAGTATGTAAGCATACTGGTTGGTTGGAGGTGCTAGGTTGTGGCATGGTGCATCCAAAAGTCCTAAAAGCTGGCAATGTTGATACTGAGAAATATCAAGGTTTTGCTTTTGGTATGGGTGTCGAGAGACTAGCTATGCTTAGATATGGTATTGATGATTTGAGAATGTTCTTTGAAAATGATCTAAGATTTTTGAAACAGTTTTAA